A window from Macaca fascicularis isolate 582-1 chromosome 20, T2T-MFA8v1.1 encodes these proteins:
- the ROGDI gene encoding protein rogdi homolog isoform X4, which yields MPSARRAQSGCGRRRPPCLFHPTLACQDVNLKMPRNNQLLHFAFREDKQWKLQQIQDARNHVSQAIYLLTSRDESYQFKTGAEVLKLMDAVMLQLTRARNRLTTPATLTLPEIAASGLTRMFAPALPSDLLVNVYINLNKLCLTVYQLHALQPNSTKNFRPAGGAVLHSPGAMFEWGSQRLEVSHVHKVECVIPWLNDALVYFTVSLQLCQQLKDKISVFSSYWSYRPF from the exons ATGCCCTCAGCCAGGCG GGCTCAGAGTGGCTGTGGCAGGAGGCGCCCCCCGTGCCTGTTTCACCCCACTCTTGCCTGTCAGGACGTGAACTTGAAGATGCCCCGGAACAACCAGCTGCTGCACTTCGCCTTCCGGGAGGACAAGCAGTGGAAGCTGCAGCAG ATCCAGGATGCCAGAAACCATGTGAGCCAAGCCATTTACCTGCTGACCAGCCGGGACGAGAGTTACCAGTTCAAGACGGGTGCTGAGGTCCTCAAG CTGATGGATGCAGTGATGCTGCAGCTGACCAGAGCCCGAAACCGCCTCACCACCCCCGCCACCCTCACCCTCCCTGAGATCGCCGCCAGTGGCCTCACG CGGATGTTCGCCCCCGCCCTGCCCTCCGACCTGCTGGTCAATGTCTACATCAACCTCAATAAGCTCTGCCTCACGGTGTACCAGCTGCATGCCCTGCAGCCCAACTCCACCAAG AACTTCCGCCCAGCCGGAGGCGCGGTGCTGCACAGCCCTGGGGCCATGTT CGAGTGGGGCTCTCAGCGCCTGGAGGTGAGCCACGTGCACAAGGTGGAGTGCGTGATCCCCTGGCTCAACGACGCCCTGGTCTACTTCACCGTCTCCTTGCAGCTCTGCCAGCAGCTTAAGGACAAG ATCTCCGTGTTCTCCAGCTACTGGAGCTACAGACCCTTCTGA
- the SMIM22 gene encoding small integral membrane protein 22 isoform X2, whose translation MAVSTEELETTVQEVLGRLKSHQFFQSTWDTAAFIIFLIFVGTVLLLLLLVIAHCWCCSCCGSPGRRRASPRKVSPWKERPKGVDNLALEP comes from the exons ATGGCCGTGTCCACAGAGGAGCTGGAGACCACAGTTCAGGAAGTCCTGGGGAGACTGAAGAGCCACCAGTTTTTCCAGTCCACATGGGACACTGCTGCCTTCATCATCTTCCTCATCTTCGTGG GTACggtgctgctcctgctgctgctggtcaTCGCCCACTGCTggtgctgcagctgctgtggctcCCCTGGGCGCCGCAGGGCAAGCCCCAGGAAGGTGAGCCCCTGGAAG GAAAGACCCAAGGGAGTGGATAACTTGGCCCTGGAACCCTGA
- the SMIM22 gene encoding small integral membrane protein 22 isoform X3: MAVSTEELETTVQEVLGRLKSHQFFQSTWDTAAFIIFLIFVGTVLLLLLLVIAHCWCCSCCGSPGRRRASPRKERPKGVDNLALEP, translated from the exons ATGGCCGTGTCCACAGAGGAGCTGGAGACCACAGTTCAGGAAGTCCTGGGGAGACTGAAGAGCCACCAGTTTTTCCAGTCCACATGGGACACTGCTGCCTTCATCATCTTCCTCATCTTCGTGG GTACggtgctgctcctgctgctgctggtcaTCGCCCACTGCTggtgctgcagctgctgtggctcCCCTGGGCGCCGCAGGGCAAGCCCCAGGAAG GAAAGACCCAAGGGAGTGGATAACTTGGCCCTGGAACCCTGA
- the SMIM22 gene encoding small integral membrane protein 22 isoform X4 encodes MAVSTEELETTVQEVLGRLKSHQFFQSTWDTAAFIIFLIFVGTVLLLLLLVIAHCWCCSCCGSPGRRRASPRKVLV; translated from the exons ATGGCCGTGTCCACAGAGGAGCTGGAGACCACAGTTCAGGAAGTCCTGGGGAGACTGAAGAGCCACCAGTTTTTCCAGTCCACATGGGACACTGCTGCCTTCATCATCTTCCTCATCTTCGTGG GTACggtgctgctcctgctgctgctggtcaTCGCCCACTGCTggtgctgcagctgctgtggctcCCCTGGGCGCCGCAGGGCAAGCCCCAGGAAG GTGCTTGTGTAA
- the ROGDI gene encoding protein rogdi homolog isoform X3 produces MPSARRAQSGCGRRRPPCLFHPTLACQDVNLKMPRNNQLLHFAFREDKQWKLQQIQDARNHVSQAIYLLTSRDESYQFKTGAEVLKLMDAVMLQLTRARNRLTTPATLTLPEIAASGLTRMFAPALPSDLLVNVYINLNKLCLTVYQLHALQPNSTKNFRPAGGAVLHSPGAMLDPLTAHSEWGSQRLEVSHVHKVECVIPWLNDALVYFTVSLQLCQQLKDKISVFSSYWSYRPF; encoded by the exons ATGCCCTCAGCCAGGCG GGCTCAGAGTGGCTGTGGCAGGAGGCGCCCCCCGTGCCTGTTTCACCCCACTCTTGCCTGTCAGGACGTGAACTTGAAGATGCCCCGGAACAACCAGCTGCTGCACTTCGCCTTCCGGGAGGACAAGCAGTGGAAGCTGCAGCAG ATCCAGGATGCCAGAAACCATGTGAGCCAAGCCATTTACCTGCTGACCAGCCGGGACGAGAGTTACCAGTTCAAGACGGGTGCTGAGGTCCTCAAG CTGATGGATGCAGTGATGCTGCAGCTGACCAGAGCCCGAAACCGCCTCACCACCCCCGCCACCCTCACCCTCCCTGAGATCGCCGCCAGTGGCCTCACG CGGATGTTCGCCCCCGCCCTGCCCTCCGACCTGCTGGTCAATGTCTACATCAACCTCAATAAGCTCTGCCTCACGGTGTACCAGCTGCATGCCCTGCAGCCCAACTCCACCAAG AACTTCCGCCCAGCCGGAGGCGCGGTGCTGCACAGCCCTGGGGCCATGTT GGACCCTCTCACCGCCCACAGCGAGTGGGGCTCTCAGCGCCTGGAGGTGAGCCACGTGCACAAGGTGGAGTGCGTGATCCCCTGGCTCAACGACGCCCTGGTCTACTTCACCGTCTCCTTGCAGCTCTGCCAGCAGCTTAAGGACAAG ATCTCCGTGTTCTCCAGCTACTGGAGCTACAGACCCTTCTGA
- the SMIM22 gene encoding small integral membrane protein 22 isoform X1, whose amino-acid sequence MAVSTEELETTVQEVLGRLKSHQFFQSTWDTAAFIIFLIFVGTVLLLLLLVIAHCWCCSCCGSPGRRRASPRKVSPWKVSPAGHRDLHGTVLGVEGERGGVVGRVLIPLGNKERTCSVPLCFSCRKDPREWITWPWNPDPVCPAPWQ is encoded by the exons ATGGCCGTGTCCACAGAGGAGCTGGAGACCACAGTTCAGGAAGTCCTGGGGAGACTGAAGAGCCACCAGTTTTTCCAGTCCACATGGGACACTGCTGCCTTCATCATCTTCCTCATCTTCGTGG GTACggtgctgctcctgctgctgctggtcaTCGCCCACTGCTggtgctgcagctgctgtggctcCCCTGGGCGCCGCAGGGCAAGCCCCAGGAAGGTGAGCCCCTGGAAGGTGAGCCCTGCCGGCCACCGGGACCTGCATGGAACTGTactgggggtggagggggagcGGGGGGGAGTGGTGGGAAGGGTGCTCATCCCCCTAGGGAACAAGGAGCGAACCTGCTCGGTCCCTCTGTGCTTCTCGTGCAGGAAAGACCCAAGGGAGTGGATAACTTGGCCCTGGAACCCTGACCCTGTGTGTCCTGCCCCGTGGCAGTAA
- the ROGDI gene encoding protein rogdi homolog isoform X2 — MATVMAATAAERAVLEEEFRWLLHDEVHAVLKQLQDILKEASLRFTLPGSGTEGPAKQENFILGSCGTDQVKGVLTLQGDALSQADVNLKMPRNNQLLHFAFREDKQWKLQQIQDARNHVSQAIYLLTSRDESYQFKTGAEVLKLMDAVMLQLTRARNRLTTPATLTLPEIAASGLTRMFAPALPSDLLVNVYINLNKLCLTVYQLHALQPNSTKNFRPAGGAVLHSPGAMFEWGSQRLEVSHVHKVECVIPWLNDALVYFTVSLQLCQQLKDKISVFSSYWSYRPF, encoded by the exons ATGGCCACCGTGATGGCAGCGACGGCGGCGGAGCGGGCCGTGCTG GAGGAGGAGTTCCGCTGGCTGCTGCACGACGAGGTGCACGCTGTGCTGAAGCAGCTGCAGGACATTCTCAAG GAGGCCTCTCTGCGCTTCACTCTGCCGGGCTCGGGCACTGAGGGGCCCGCCAAGCAAGAGAACTTCATCCTAGGCAGCTGTGG CACAGACCAGGTGAAGGGTGTGCTGACTCTGCAGGGGGATGCCCTCAGCCAGGCG GACGTGAACTTGAAGATGCCCCGGAACAACCAGCTGCTGCACTTCGCCTTCCGGGAGGACAAGCAGTGGAAGCTGCAGCAG ATCCAGGATGCCAGAAACCATGTGAGCCAAGCCATTTACCTGCTGACCAGCCGGGACGAGAGTTACCAGTTCAAGACGGGTGCTGAGGTCCTCAAG CTGATGGATGCAGTGATGCTGCAGCTGACCAGAGCCCGAAACCGCCTCACCACCCCCGCCACCCTCACCCTCCCTGAGATCGCCGCCAGTGGCCTCACG CGGATGTTCGCCCCCGCCCTGCCCTCCGACCTGCTGGTCAATGTCTACATCAACCTCAATAAGCTCTGCCTCACGGTGTACCAGCTGCATGCCCTGCAGCCCAACTCCACCAAG AACTTCCGCCCAGCCGGAGGCGCGGTGCTGCACAGCCCTGGGGCCATGTT CGAGTGGGGCTCTCAGCGCCTGGAGGTGAGCCACGTGCACAAGGTGGAGTGCGTGATCCCCTGGCTCAACGACGCCCTGGTCTACTTCACCGTCTCCTTGCAGCTCTGCCAGCAGCTTAAGGACAAG ATCTCCGTGTTCTCCAGCTACTGGAGCTACAGACCCTTCTGA
- the ROGDI gene encoding protein rogdi homolog isoform X1, whose protein sequence is MATVMAATAAERAVLEEEFRWLLHDEVHAVLKQLQDILKEASLRFTLPGSGTEGPAKQENFILGSCGTDQVKGVLTLQGDALSQADVNLKMPRNNQLLHFAFREDKQWKLQQIQDARNHVSQAIYLLTSRDESYQFKTGAEVLKLMDAVMLQLTRARNRLTTPATLTLPEIAASGLTRMFAPALPSDLLVNVYINLNKLCLTVYQLHALQPNSTKNFRPAGGAVLHSPGAMLDPLTAHSEWGSQRLEVSHVHKVECVIPWLNDALVYFTVSLQLCQQLKDKISVFSSYWSYRPF, encoded by the exons ATGGCCACCGTGATGGCAGCGACGGCGGCGGAGCGGGCCGTGCTG GAGGAGGAGTTCCGCTGGCTGCTGCACGACGAGGTGCACGCTGTGCTGAAGCAGCTGCAGGACATTCTCAAG GAGGCCTCTCTGCGCTTCACTCTGCCGGGCTCGGGCACTGAGGGGCCCGCCAAGCAAGAGAACTTCATCCTAGGCAGCTGTGG CACAGACCAGGTGAAGGGTGTGCTGACTCTGCAGGGGGATGCCCTCAGCCAGGCG GACGTGAACTTGAAGATGCCCCGGAACAACCAGCTGCTGCACTTCGCCTTCCGGGAGGACAAGCAGTGGAAGCTGCAGCAG ATCCAGGATGCCAGAAACCATGTGAGCCAAGCCATTTACCTGCTGACCAGCCGGGACGAGAGTTACCAGTTCAAGACGGGTGCTGAGGTCCTCAAG CTGATGGATGCAGTGATGCTGCAGCTGACCAGAGCCCGAAACCGCCTCACCACCCCCGCCACCCTCACCCTCCCTGAGATCGCCGCCAGTGGCCTCACG CGGATGTTCGCCCCCGCCCTGCCCTCCGACCTGCTGGTCAATGTCTACATCAACCTCAATAAGCTCTGCCTCACGGTGTACCAGCTGCATGCCCTGCAGCCCAACTCCACCAAG AACTTCCGCCCAGCCGGAGGCGCGGTGCTGCACAGCCCTGGGGCCATGTT GGACCCTCTCACCGCCCACAGCGAGTGGGGCTCTCAGCGCCTGGAGGTGAGCCACGTGCACAAGGTGGAGTGCGTGATCCCCTGGCTCAACGACGCCCTGGTCTACTTCACCGTCTCCTTGCAGCTCTGCCAGCAGCTTAAGGACAAG ATCTCCGTGTTCTCCAGCTACTGGAGCTACAGACCCTTCTGA